Proteins found in one Chrysiogenia bacterium genomic segment:
- a CDS encoding DUF3467 domain-containing protein has protein sequence MSQKKPQQLQIKLQQDGESAEPKFSNMATIEHSDDTFLVDFLFVHARTRYGKLLSRVALTPAHAKRLLNALQENVSRYEEKHGPIVQTPAPVSPSDMDVN, from the coding sequence ATGAGCCAGAAGAAACCCCAGCAGCTCCAGATCAAGCTCCAGCAGGACGGCGAGAGCGCCGAACCGAAGTTCTCCAACATGGCCACGATCGAGCACTCCGACGACACATTCCTGGTCGACTTTCTCTTCGTCCACGCCCGCACGCGCTACGGCAAGCTGCTCTCGCGGGTGGCGCTCACCCCCGCGCACGCCAAGCGCCTCCTGAACGCGCTGCAGGAAAACGTCTCGCGCTACGAGGAAAAACACGGGCCCATCGTCCAGACCCCCGCGCCGGTCTCCCCGAGCGACATGGACGTGAACTGA
- a CDS encoding SDR family oxidoreductase has translation MSNIFKGTRALVTGASSGLGEQFARQIAAMGADLVITARSTDKLEALAAELHSNNGIDVKVVSQDLAATGGALELCKKVDALGVPIDHLINNAGFGNSSRFHECDLERETQMVRLNSEAVIVLARHFLPGMVSRRKGGVLSVASVAGMPPTPYLSTYGATKAFVVSWTSGVAEELRGSGVRVSALCPGPVPTGFQEAAGVGIDGADKLLVLSAEETVRRGLKAYAQSKVIFVPGAMNKIGMLGVKFTPRNLAARVVGAAMKDSIKGA, from the coding sequence ATGAGCAATATATTCAAGGGCACACGCGCACTTGTCACGGGCGCCTCCTCGGGTCTTGGCGAGCAGTTCGCCCGCCAAATCGCCGCAATGGGCGCGGACCTCGTCATCACCGCCCGCAGCACCGACAAGCTCGAGGCGCTGGCCGCCGAGCTGCACTCAAACAACGGCATCGATGTGAAAGTCGTCTCCCAGGACCTGGCCGCAACGGGCGGGGCGCTCGAGCTCTGCAAGAAGGTCGACGCGCTTGGCGTCCCCATCGACCACCTCATCAACAACGCGGGATTTGGAAACAGCTCGCGCTTCCACGAGTGCGACCTCGAGCGCGAGACCCAGATGGTGCGGCTCAACTCCGAGGCCGTCATCGTGCTGGCGCGCCACTTCCTGCCGGGCATGGTGAGCCGCCGCAAGGGCGGGGTGCTCAGCGTGGCCTCGGTGGCCGGCATGCCGCCCACACCCTATCTTTCGACCTACGGCGCGACCAAGGCCTTCGTCGTGAGCTGGACCTCCGGCGTGGCCGAAGAACTGCGCGGCAGCGGCGTTCGCGTGAGCGCGCTCTGCCCGGGCCCGGTCCCCACGGGATTCCAGGAAGCCGCCGGCGTGGGCATCGACGGCGCCGACAAGCTCCTGGTGCTCAGCGCCGAGGAAACCGTCCGCCGGGGCCTCAAAGCCTACGCGCAAAGCAAGGTCATCTTCGTGCCCGGCGCGATGAACAAGATCGGCATGCTGGGCGTGAAATTCACCCCGCGAAACCTGGCCGCGCGCGTCGTCGGCGCCGCCATGAAGGACTCCATCAAGGGAGCCTGA